The window ATGATGTTATGTTAGGTATCAAATGATGTTAACTGAACTATAGCCAGGTTTAAGTCATTCCCATATGgacaaagctttttctctgacATACTGCCAGATTAAGATTTAAATTGCAGACAGGGTGTGATGGTATACATTTAAATACAGAGAGCAGCAAGTGTGTAACCACAAAGCATTAGAAATATGGACTGAAGAAATGAGGCTGAATTTACAGGAGGTAATGAAAGAACAAAGAgtagagaaagggagaaaagggaaagagaaaatcaaaatgcCCCTGTATTAGGCAGTTTTGCTACAAAAAACAATTTAGCTGAGATTTTTTGACAGCTAGCCAGTGCAGAGATCCCAAGTAGCACCTATAATAGAGTAAACCTGATGGAAAAATCCTGTTTCTCCCTAGAACTGAAACTGCTTTAATACCATTTCTTATGTAGAAGTCACTCCGATTCTAGTTCTGTATGCCACTTCAGCATGgattaaagaaatgtttatttttaaaattaaatcatgtTTATTCTAACACTATCTGTTCTTCCACCAGTTATGCAAATAATGCAGAGAGACTGTGCTGATCATTACACAGCAGGCAGAAGGAGTAATGGAATCTACAGGATTAGCCCTGACCCCAGAAATGATAGCTTTGAAGTTTACTGTGACATGCAAACGCATGGAGGTGGCTGGACAGTGCTGCAACGGCGTCAGGACGGCAGCACTAACTTTAACAGAACCTGGAACGACTACAAAAATGGCTTTGGAAACCTCAGCAGGGAATTTTGGCTGGGGAATGACAAAATTCACCTCCTGACAAAGAGCCAAGAAATGCAACTGAGAATTGAACTTGAAGATTTCAATGGTATCAGAGAATATGCAAAATACGAACACTTCTACGTGGCCAACGAATATCTAAAGTACCGTCTAAGTGTTCACGGCTACAGCGGCACAGCAGGAGATGCCCTTCACTACAGCAGGCATTATAACCACGATCAAAAGTTCTTTACGACTCCGGACAAGGACAATGACAGGTATCCTTCAGGAAACTGTGGAGCATATTACAGCTCTGGCTGGTGGTTCGATGCATGCTTGTCTGCCAACCTCAACGGCAAGTACTACCACAAGAAATACAAAGGTGTTCGCAATGGCATTTTCTGGGGTACATGGCACGGTATTTCTGATGATATGCCCAGTGGATATAGGCAAGCCTTCAAATCAGTAAAAATCATGATCAGACCCAAAAGTTTTGTGGGGTAATTATATAGCTTTCTCTTTAAATAGTTTGCATTGGATTGCACTCAAAATCATGCTTACTCCGTATTATATTCTGAATTCAAGTATTCAGTTATGTTTGGCATAAAATAGTTCTAGACAAAACAACATACTTCCACAGAAATGTTTAGAGCTGATTTGACTCATATAACGAATTAAAAACAGCATGAATGTTTCTGAATAGTTATTGCTAAAACTTAGCACAGGTTAAGTCTTGGTATCGTTATGTAAATATTCTAAATATTGCTTCTGGTGCTTTTACTGACTGTGATATAACACATTTTatgatttaaaacttttaaatggTCTTCCATAAACTGTGTCTGAATGAACACCTACATTTTAACCTGCAAATAACTCAGAGGTATAATTGATAACATATACATTTGTCAACACTCAGAATGAAAATCAGTCTCTCTGACTTTTTCTATCATCTATCCTTCACAATTTAAAAGGTATACCATAGCAATATCAATATAAGTTAGGAAAAGTACTacaaattattatatttaaagGACTAGAAAACAGAAGGACACATGGTTTGCccaaagacaccaaaaaagccTTGAAGAAAACCTAGAAAATCTTATCCTCTTTATCAAAGATTGTTCAAAAAAAGTTGGTGGAAGAACTGAATACAAGCAGCGGAACTAACATAGAGAACACATACTGAAAGACAACATTCTTGCATACTATGGTTCCTCCGATCAAGTTCAAGGTCCTATTTGTCTGTGGGAGAAAGGAGCCATTATGTAGCTTATTGCACATTTATATAAGCAGGTGACAGGTAAGAAGAAGACACATCAAAAAGAACCCATGTCTTTGCATTAATGCCTCTAAATACATACAATAAGACTTTCCAGCACTATTTTCTCCTGAATCTTTTAGATAAGCCAAACGTCACAAGATCGCTCTTGTAAAGACTTAAGCTCTCATTTAAGTACTTCTCACTCTAAGTACAATTAGACTAGACAATTAGGTACAATTAAGAAGggttataaatattttgtaagatATTAAAAGATTGTGTTCTCCCCATTTTCTGTGTATCCTATTTGTAGCCAGAAAACATGAACACCACACTGgcaattataaatataaaagagaatatgtgaaatatttttttattctaaaatataaaaaatgaaacaaattttcaaatattccaGGAAGCGCAAATTAGAGATAATATTATTAAAGCTCACATTGTAGATAGTGAGCACAAATTTGACCACACGTATGTATTGCCTGCCCTAAGAAGGACATGCCTTTATAACCACTGCCTAAACATCCTGAGCACAGGTGCAATTTACCTTAGCAAGAGGCTATTTTGCCATATTGCTCTCACCAATCTGTAGATGCAGATAAACTATACAAGACCGCATTTCTTTACCAGTTAAAGTGTGGCCTTTGCTGGCATAGCTTTTTTGATTAAATGAgacataccaaaaaaaaaaaaaaagcatacagtTGAcctaaaactttaaaaatatgacatttactgtttttttaagattgtaACAAGAACTATTATGATTACAAGTCATGAAAATGAGCAACACTGGCAATTGCtaaattgtaaaatattaatatatatatatttttaaggaagtAAATACTCTGAAGGACATTTCGGTGTGAGGTGTTATTTGGtttattatatttcaattttaaagaGCAATAGAAAATTTTTATTGCAAGACGTATAATCTTTGcttgaaaacatgttttgaatctatagaatatttattttgggaTAAAAAATGATTTTCTAAACGAAAAAAGCAACTTATGAAGTATTGGTTAGAAGAGCAAATATCTAATTGCATATGATTATATTTAATCATTTTGCATTAAATGCACAATTTGCTCCTATTCATTATATGGTAACTAGCTAAGTATGACTTAGGAGTATCTATAAGCTTCTacttgaaaatgtctttttcctgCTAAGTTGTTAGAAGAGAAACTGTcctttttttatcctgtttaAAGGAAACttcataaaacagaaattttacagAATAAGCAAATGTGACTAACATCACCTAAAAAAGCCTTGTCTGATGACTTTTaaaaggggggtgggtgggtaggtgggataaaaaggaaaaaaaaaaaaaaagaagaaaaaggaagagtaaTGCTGTTACACAAATCTGAGTATTACCTGCCTGGAACTGTTGTAGCTGAATCTTTGTCAGTGTGTACTAGTTTTACAAAGTGTAACTCCATCTACTTCTTgcaagcattatttttatttttctttggtgtAATAAAATTAAGTCACACTTAAAACTGTACTACTGTCAT of the Falco cherrug isolate bFalChe1 chromosome 5, bFalChe1.pri, whole genome shotgun sequence genome contains:
- the FGL2 gene encoding fibroleukin, whose protein sequence is MKLLVYLILTALLALTNVFAVVLEDEEDAKEKVPETCPIKLKTNRKCDEGEDCPHQINLPPMTIQLPKEFRLLEKTLKEVQTLKEAVNKLKKCCQDCKLQADDNQERNNRNEFLLPDAETPAENNKIQDNRVKELQSKVNRMATSLKNAKSQIQTLQGRLEKMSHINMNNVEHYVDSKVANLTFVVNSLDYKCSSKCPAMQPRPVMQIMQRDCADHYTAGRRSNGIYRISPDPRNDSFEVYCDMQTHGGGWTVLQRRQDGSTNFNRTWNDYKNGFGNLSREFWLGNDKIHLLTKSQEMQLRIELEDFNGIREYAKYEHFYVANEYLKYRLSVHGYSGTAGDALHYSRHYNHDQKFFTTPDKDNDRYPSGNCGAYYSSGWWFDACLSANLNGKYYHKKYKGVRNGIFWGTWHGISDDMPSGYRQAFKSVKIMIRPKSFVG